A section of the Mycolicibacterium anyangense genome encodes:
- a CDS encoding WS/DGAT/MGAT family O-acyltransferase: MTLSTNHGGTGAHEPHAPVVTSPDRRRLNRRSGEAGRRLAPADAWYIFAKGLSTDQLLVYAFDGIPDSVEHAVEEVLARARSCEELRLRVRLRPATVGFPCWVAGEVTHEQVVVHNGAELDWSHCLTAAGGIIEDHQLDPHRTMWRLHVFVGVHGVPGSTGGPSTVAIAQISHALADGIRAAALAGFLFGRTSGLQQVQPLHVRWSVSRTMQAIRLRHRLIEDTEQGEVPAAAAPVPALSTNLSAPGPPILHTLVRHRSQLAGPSVTVAALVAISEALSGNLREHGEDPSQLAALVPMAYPGMARAHNHSGPEFIGLHPHLGRAERAELIATEFADRRRRHHHPAFAAERAALESMPGPLLRWVGSRPKPLAVLGNTAVSSVNRGPADVHFGGCPVFLSAGYPFLTPVIGLAHGVHGLGDRVAISINTTESAIADVAGYLDRLNAALGP; encoded by the coding sequence GTGACGCTGTCCACGAACCACGGGGGAACGGGCGCCCACGAACCGCATGCGCCCGTCGTCACGTCACCCGACCGCCGCCGCTTGAATCGCCGTTCAGGCGAAGCGGGGCGGCGATTGGCCCCGGCCGATGCCTGGTACATCTTCGCCAAGGGCCTCAGTACCGACCAGCTGCTGGTCTATGCGTTCGACGGCATACCCGACTCGGTGGAGCACGCGGTCGAGGAGGTCTTGGCGCGGGCGCGTTCGTGTGAGGAACTTCGGCTGCGGGTTCGGCTGCGACCGGCCACCGTCGGATTCCCCTGCTGGGTGGCCGGGGAGGTGACCCACGAGCAGGTCGTGGTGCACAACGGCGCCGAACTCGACTGGTCGCACTGTCTGACAGCGGCCGGCGGAATCATCGAGGACCACCAACTGGATCCCCACCGCACGATGTGGCGGCTGCACGTCTTCGTCGGGGTCCATGGCGTTCCCGGCAGCACCGGTGGCCCCTCGACGGTGGCCATCGCGCAGATCAGCCACGCCCTGGCCGACGGCATCCGGGCTGCCGCCCTGGCCGGCTTCCTGTTCGGGCGGACCTCCGGACTGCAGCAGGTGCAACCACTGCATGTCCGATGGTCGGTATCCCGCACCATGCAGGCAATACGATTGCGGCACAGGTTGATCGAGGACACCGAGCAGGGTGAGGTACCCGCCGCAGCCGCGCCGGTTCCGGCGCTGAGTACCAACCTGAGCGCGCCCGGCCCGCCGATCCTGCACACGCTGGTACGGCATCGCTCCCAGCTGGCCGGCCCGTCGGTCACCGTCGCCGCACTGGTGGCGATCTCCGAGGCGCTGTCCGGCAATCTGCGCGAGCATGGTGAGGATCCCTCACAGCTGGCCGCGCTGGTTCCGATGGCGTATCCGGGTATGGCGCGCGCCCACAACCATTCCGGGCCCGAGTTCATCGGGCTACATCCCCATCTGGGGCGAGCCGAACGCGCCGAGCTGATCGCCACTGAGTTCGCCGACCGCAGGCGCCGCCATCACCATCCCGCGTTCGCCGCCGAGAGAGCCGCTCTCGAGTCGATGCCCGGACCGCTGCTGCGCTGGGTCGGGTCGCGGCCGAAACCCCTTGCGGTGCTGGGCAACACCGCGGTGTCCAGCGTCAACCGCGGCCCTGCTGACGTGCACTTCGGCGGCTGTCCGGTGTTCCTCAGCGCCGGGTACCCGTTCCTCACCCCCGTGATCGGACTGGCCCACGGCGTGCATGGTCTAGGCGACAGGGTGGCGATCAGCATCAACACCACCGAGTCGGCGATCGCTGACGTCGCGGGCTATCTCGACCGGCTCAACGCCGCATTGGGGCCGTGA
- a CDS encoding flavodoxin family protein — MPVQRLLIVHHTPSPHCQEMFEAVLAGATDPDIEGVEVVRRPALTVSPADMLAADGYLLGTPANLGYMSGALKHAFDVCYYPCLDSTRGRPFGLYLHGNEGTEGAQRGVDAITTGLGWEKAAQTVVVSGKPAKADLEACWNLGATLAAQLMG, encoded by the coding sequence ATGCCTGTACAGCGCCTATTGATCGTCCACCACACCCCGTCGCCGCACTGCCAGGAAATGTTCGAGGCGGTGCTCGCCGGAGCCACCGATCCCGACATCGAGGGGGTCGAGGTGGTGCGCAGGCCGGCGTTGACCGTATCGCCGGCCGACATGCTGGCCGCTGACGGTTATCTGCTCGGCACGCCGGCGAACCTCGGCTACATGAGCGGCGCACTCAAGCACGCCTTCGATGTCTGCTACTACCCGTGCCTGGACAGCACCCGCGGCCGGCCGTTCGGGCTGTACCTACACGGCAACGAGGGCACCGAAGGTGCGCAGCGTGGCGTCGACGCCATCACCACCGGCCTGGGCTGGGAGAAGGCTGCCCAGACTGTCGTGGTCTCCGGAAAGCCGGCCAAGGCCGACCTCGAGGCGTGCTGGAACCTGGGCGCGACGCTCGCCGCGCAGCTGATGGGGTAG
- a CDS encoding dienelactone hydrolase family protein, producing MPTISDTVTTADGSCPVTVAIPEGTGPWPGIVMYPDAGGVRAAFRDMAARLAGLGYVVLLPDVYYRHGQWAPFDMKTAFNDDGERQRLFSMLRSVTPEAMETDARAFFDYLAARPDVSGEAFGTTGYCMGGRTSLIVAGRVPERVAAAMSFHGGGLASDDEGSPHLLADRIRAAVYVGGAADDASFTEDNAATLDTALTDAGVEHTIVWYPALHGFAVTDNAPYDEAAAEKHWAAMTDFFGAHLPR from the coding sequence ATGCCGACCATCTCTGACACCGTCACCACCGCGGACGGGAGCTGCCCCGTCACCGTGGCCATCCCCGAGGGAACTGGTCCGTGGCCCGGCATCGTGATGTACCCCGACGCCGGTGGTGTTCGCGCCGCGTTCCGCGACATGGCCGCGAGGCTGGCCGGCCTGGGCTACGTGGTGCTGCTTCCCGACGTGTACTACCGGCACGGCCAGTGGGCCCCGTTCGACATGAAGACGGCGTTCAACGACGACGGCGAGCGGCAGCGGCTGTTCAGCATGCTCCGCAGCGTCACCCCTGAGGCGATGGAGACCGATGCCCGGGCCTTCTTCGACTACCTCGCGGCGCGGCCGGACGTCTCCGGTGAAGCGTTCGGCACCACCGGCTACTGCATGGGTGGGCGGACGTCACTGATCGTGGCCGGGCGGGTGCCCGAAAGGGTGGCCGCGGCGATGTCATTCCACGGCGGCGGGCTGGCCTCCGACGACGAGGGCAGCCCGCATCTGCTGGCCGACCGGATCCGCGCCGCGGTCTATGTGGGCGGAGCTGCCGACGACGCGTCGTTCACCGAGGACAACGCCGCGACGCTGGACACCGCGCTGACCGACGCTGGAGTCGAGCACACGATCGTCTGGTACCCGGCGCTACACGGCTTCGCGGTGACCGACAACGCGCCCTATGACGAGGCCGCCGCCGAGAAGCACTGGGCCGCCATGACGGATTTCTTCGGGGCGCACCTACCCCGCTGA
- a CDS encoding thymidylate synthase has protein sequence MPVPTPYEDLLRRVLETGTPKADRTGTGTRSLFGHQLRYDLSAGFPLITTKKVHLKSVVYELLWFLRGDSNVSWLQQHGVTIWDEWASPTGDLGPVYGVQWRSWPTPSGEHVDQISNALELLRTDPDSRRNIVSAWNVGEIPQMALAPCHALFQFYVADGKLSCQLYQRSADLFLGVPFNIASYALLTHMMAAQAGLAVGEFVWTGGDCHIYDNHVQQVTEQLSRDPRPYPELVLAQRDSIFDYTYDDIEIRNYDPHPAIKAPVAV, from the coding sequence GTGCCAGTTCCGACACCCTACGAGGACCTGCTGCGACGTGTGCTGGAGACGGGCACGCCCAAAGCCGACCGCACCGGCACCGGTACCCGCAGCCTGTTCGGTCACCAACTGCGCTACGACCTGTCCGCCGGGTTCCCGTTGATCACCACCAAGAAGGTGCACCTGAAGTCGGTGGTCTACGAACTGCTGTGGTTCCTGCGCGGTGACTCCAACGTGTCCTGGCTGCAGCAGCACGGCGTGACGATCTGGGACGAATGGGCTTCTCCGACAGGTGATCTCGGGCCGGTCTACGGTGTGCAGTGGCGGTCGTGGCCCACTCCGTCCGGTGAACACGTCGACCAGATCAGCAACGCACTGGAGCTGCTGCGCACCGATCCGGATTCCCGGCGCAACATCGTCTCGGCCTGGAACGTCGGCGAGATCCCGCAGATGGCGCTGGCGCCCTGTCACGCGCTGTTCCAATTCTACGTGGCCGACGGCAAGCTGAGCTGTCAGCTCTACCAGCGCAGCGCCGACCTGTTTCTCGGCGTCCCGTTCAACATCGCCAGCTACGCGCTGCTGACCCACATGATGGCCGCGCAGGCCGGGCTGGCCGTGGGGGAGTTCGTCTGGACCGGCGGCGATTGCCACATCTACGACAACCACGTCCAGCAGGTCACCGAGCAGCTCAGCCGCGACCCGCGACCCTACCCGGAACTCGTTCTCGCCCAGCGTGATTCGATCTTCGACTACACCTACGACGACATCGAGATCCGCAATTACGATCCGCACCCGGCGATCAAGGCGCCGGTCGCGGTATGA
- a CDS encoding dihydrofolate reductase, which produces MTPSGVGLIWAQSTSGVIGRDGGIPWRLPEDLARFKGLTMGHTVLMGRRTWESLPAAVRPLPGRKNVVLTRQADYVADGATVVSDLEQALEEDNVWVIGGSEIYHLALPMTTRCEVTEVEVDLRVEDEDALAPMLDESWVGASGDWQTSSSGLRYRFHHYLRA; this is translated from the coding sequence ATGACGCCCTCCGGCGTCGGCCTGATCTGGGCGCAGTCGACCTCCGGGGTCATCGGCCGCGACGGCGGCATCCCCTGGCGTCTGCCCGAAGACCTGGCCCGCTTCAAGGGCCTGACCATGGGGCACACCGTGCTGATGGGCCGGCGCACCTGGGAGTCGCTGCCTGCCGCGGTGCGCCCGCTGCCAGGACGCAAAAATGTCGTACTCACCCGGCAAGCTGACTACGTGGCTGACGGAGCGACGGTGGTGAGCGACCTCGAGCAGGCGCTCGAGGAGGACAACGTGTGGGTGATCGGCGGGTCGGAGATCTATCACCTGGCCCTGCCGATGACGACCCGCTGCGAGGTGACCGAGGTCGAGGTCGACCTGCGGGTCGAGGACGAAGATGCGCTGGCCCCGATGCTCGACGAATCGTGGGTGGGGGCATCGGGAGACTGGCAGACCAGTAGCTCGGGTCTGCGCTACCGGTTCCATCACTACCTGCGGGCATGA